The following is a genomic window from Desulfobaccales bacterium.
CTTCAATCATCGGGAAGCGTTGCCTCCTTTCCGCCGAGGCATGGAAAAACTAACCCAATGGCTGGCCCTGAATGAAGACCGGGCGGTGGAAGATTTCACGGCCCAGGGTAAGAAATGTCTGGAATTTCTTATCGCCTTGGCAGAGGAAACCCGCCAGTTCCAGCGTCCCGCACCCCTGATGGTGGCGGATCTGATGGCCAACGCCGAGCGCCGGGCCGCCCAGGGCCGGTACGATGACGCCGTAGCCCGCCTCTATCGCGCTTTGGAGATGCAAGGGCAGATCGCCTTTCAGGAACAGACCGGGGCCTCCACCAGCAAAGTTCCTGAAGAGATTCTGCCCGAAAGTCTCAAGACAGAATATACCTCCCGGTACCGTGACCCCAGGGATGGGAAAATCAAACTCCCCCTGGAAGCCACCTTCCGCCTGCTCCATGCCCTGGGTCATCCTCTGGGACAGCAGTACCTGGATCGGCAGGAAGATTTCAGCCGCATTCTCCTGGCCCGCAACAGCTCCATCCTGGCCCATGGTCTCCAGCCGGTTTCCCGGGACCTTTACCTGAATCTTCGCGACCTGATGCAAAATACATTCAATTTCCCGGAGCCCGTTGATTTTCCCCGGCTCAGATTTCCTTATTGAAAAATTCCCCCATGCCCGAAGCACAGGAACTTCTGGCGCAGTGCCGCAACCTGCTGGCCCAGGGCCGACAGGAGGAAGCCCTCACCCTGGCCCGGGCGCGGCAGACCAAGGACCGCCGCGACCCGGACCTCCATCTCGCCTGGGCTGAGCTTCTGGAAGAGCTGGGCCTCCCGGAGGAGGCCCTGGTGGAACTGCACCTGGCCCTGCGGGACGACCCCGAGCGCCTGGAGCTCTACGAGCGCCTGGGCGAGCTCTACCTCGACCGGGGTCAGCCCCTTAAGGCCGCCCACCTGTGGGAAGGCCTG
Proteins encoded in this region:
- a CDS encoding TIGR02710 family CRISPR-associated CARF protein — translated: MIISLGGSAEPVAHSLCQHRPKFVCFLASHDSAVRLGQVQKLLEERSCPLPPRHLVLVEDVNDLVHCYEKALECARVLDNRQIPPAEVVVDYTGGTKTMTAALALATVGKGYRFSYVGGERRTNNGLGTVESGSEVIHTGISPWQIFAVEEWQHLVLHVSQYQYEAALSLVRQTRERLPSREHLRWQGLEEVLTGLLHWDRFNHREALPPFRRGMEKLTQWLALNEDRAVEDFTAQGKKCLEFLIALAEETRQFQRPAPLMVADLMANAERRAAQGRYDDAVARLYRALEMQGQIAFQEQTGASTSKVPEEILPESLKTEYTSRYRDPRDGKIKLPLEATFRLLHALGHPLGQQYLDRQEDFSRILLARNSSILAHGLQPVSRDLYLNLRDLMQNTFNFPEPVDFPRLRFPY